The following DNA comes from Trichocoleus sp. FACHB-46.
GGATGCTTATGACGCAGTAGGCGTCAGGGTAAAGATTAGCCTGCGTAAGGCCAATACAAAGGGAAAACAGGAACGCGGCAATTTCCGGTCAACTGCGTTCTCAAGAGTTACGTGGAAACGTGTCAAACGAGCGTAGGCAAGCAGTATCTCTTTCCCAGATGGCACGAGCAGGGGAATGTCAATCCTACAGGTGTTTCTGCTTGAAAAAGCCATACCATTTGTCAGAGAAAGTAATTATCTAACACTGCGCCTATGGTTTACTGATATAAAAATTGTTGTAAGTCAACCGATGAAATTCCGCGGGAGACGTGCGATCGCCTAGGGCTGGTGAGAATTAGTAGCCTCAGTTTCAGACAAACTGCTTTGATGACCTAAATGAACAGCGCGAGGGCACGACTACAGCGGTATTTTGAGGTTTCGGAAGTACAACTGGAGGGGCGATCGCAGCTTTGAGCTTTATACAGTAGCTAAGAAAAAGCAATCGCGGGAAGGTTTTTGCCTTGCTCTGGCGGAACGCTTTCATCTTGCCTTATTGATTTTTTTCTTCTTAGAGAGGATTTAAATGAGTTCAGGTTTCAGCCATAACAGGGCATCTATTGAAACTATCTGTCGCTGACAATCTACGTCTGTCACTGCCCACTGAAACGGCTCTCCTCGCTTTTGCAATTCAGCCTGAATCACTGCTTCCAACGCTAAAGCTGAATCTTGTAGAGCTACTTCTATTGTAATTAAGTACGCTGACATACCTTGTCATTCCAACGCTTGCTCGCTGCTACATTGTAGGGGTGGCCCTCTGCCTCCAGAAGCAACTAAAGAAAGATTTCACTTGTTCTCAGCCGACTCCTAATCCTAACCTCCAACTCCTTCATTTCCTAGTTTGAGCCAACGAACTGATTCGACCTCAACGATTCTTATGTCCTCATCTAGAGATTTTTCCCTTGGACCATCCGCTCGACAGGCCAGGGTTTTACTGGTTGAAGATGAGGCAGTGATCCGCGATACAGTCGCTCTTGCCTTGCAAGCAGAAGGATTTCAAGTTGTAGCCGTCGAAGATGGTCAGCAAGCTCTTGAACAGGTGCAGGGCTCTACATCTGCACAAGGCAATGGCGATGAAGCATTTGACCTCATTGTTCTGGACCTTCTGCTCCCGTTTATCAATGGATTGGATGTATGTCGCTTCATTCGTCAGCAGAGCAATACAACTCCAATTCTGATCCTCAGCGCCAAAATGGCAGAGGCTGACATTGTTGTGGGCTTAGAAGTAGGAGCGGATGACTACTTGACGAAGCCTTTTAGCCTGAAGGAGTTCATTGCCCGATGTCGAGTGTTGCTGCGGAATTATCAAGATTTTAACCCTCAGCTAAAAGAAGAAATCTTGAGCTTCCAAGACCTAGCTCTCAACAAGCAGCAGTGTCAAGTCACGCTACGCGGCGAAGCAGTCACGCTCTCTCCGAAAGAGTTTAGTCTTTTAGAGGTGTTCATGCAGCAGCCAGGTCGAGTGCGATCGCGCGAGGATTTGATTGAGAAGGTGTGGGGTCTAGACTTTATGGGGGATTCTAAAACTGTCGATGTTCACATTCGGTGGCTGAGAGAAAAAATAGAGGCTGACCCTAGCAATCCTCAGTACCTTATTACAGTGCGAGGGTTTGGCTATCGATTAGGTTAGTTGGTAACGCCACAAGGTAGTCAGCAGCTTCTTCAAGGGCTGCTTTTTACACCTCCTCGAATGCCATCTGCATTGCAAACGAAGCAACCCACCTGTATTTTATTTTCTCACGTAGAGAATAGAGTAGTTAAGAGCCTATAAGCTGGCTAGCGATTGCACTATTCATAGCGAAACGTGGAAGATGACCTAGAGGAGCTACTCGCTCAACAAGCTCAAACGATCGCCAAGCTCAAGAAAATATCGGGTCAGATTCGTAGTCTCCTGAGCCTATTTCAAGACCTGAAGCAAGAACAGGAATTGCAACACCCTCTTTGCGGATGTTGCGGCGAGAAGTAAGACAAGTAGCCCCAGCAAGTAGAAGCTAATTCACGAGTCATCACTGACACCTAGACGGGGATTGCGATCGCCTGTTTTCAGCTGGCTAAGGCTAGACCTCACTCTCATAGGCATTGCTAACGCAGATTTACAGAAAATTGTTCGCGCACTTTTAGTGCTGATGATCGGGTTTATATTAACCTTTTACTTTGTCTGTCTTTACTCCTCTAATCCCAGGCTGAACCGTTTTAGGATCAACTGCTTCCACTGGAAAACTCATTTGGTAAATGCCCCGTGGGTCGTAAAAGCAATCATGAGGTCTCAGAGTAAAGAGACGCCGTGTATAGACACCGGGCTCAAGTTTAATTGCTGGCTTCAGGACAGAGTAGCCTACCACTGTTTGCCCATAAATCTTTGGTGGAGGACAGTAGGGCTCGGCTGTAGACTAGGTCTCTTCTCGGATATAGTCTATGTTGCTGATGTCTTGCAGCCAGACAATTTCGGATTCAGCTTTAATCCCTACCCCACGCATAGTTTGCCTACTCAATCCCCAACTGAGTTTTATCTTAAGTTCTCAAGGGCACGCGAAGGACTCGTCAATCATATCTAGCGTTGATGCAAAGGGACACCAAGGAATTTGTACCGATTTGATGCAGGGCCGTTAGGTGGAGTCTGATACAAGGTAAAGTAAAATCAAGTTTCAAAAGGTAAGCGATCGCCCTGCTAGGTAGAAGTAGGAGCGATTGCTTTTTATGGAAGCCGACCCTGGCGGTTTTGCAGACCAGCGGAGTGGGTGACTGCTCCGCTGAGTTTAACGCTATCCCCTAATAGCTTCTCTAGTTCAATTCCTTGTCCTAAAAGTATTGCTGTGGCACAGAAGTAACCCCCGCAGTCTCCTCCTTAGTCAAGATTGCTCATCTGAGGGGGATCAGCAAGGATGAATAGCAAGTCGTGGAGTTGCCTGTTCCGGATTGGGTTGGTTCGTGTCAAACGAGTTTAGTTGGTCGATGGAGCGTAAAGAACTTTTGTTTCGGGCCGAACTGATTCATCGAGCCATACCTGAGGGCCGGGCCGCACAAGTGGCTAAGCTTCTGGCTGCTGATACACCAGATGAGTTATTGACGGCTGAAGAGCAGCAACTTGTGGATGAAGTTTGTCGATTGTGGTTGAAGCGACGCAGTCAAGGTCGCTTAATCGGGCTATCCTCAGTTTTGTAAAATTTCAAGCTTTAGCAGGTCTGTAAGATGCCTAAACTAGCGAGTTCTTACTTTGTCTATTGCCGCCTTCTTAGCGATCGCCAGTATGTCACTGCTCCTAGGACGGCCCCTAAGAATGGGACAGCCCCAACGGCTAAAACGGCCCAGCCAGCTACGGAAGATGAAACGGGATAACTGCAACTCGCAGGTTCCTGGTTGCAAAAAACTGCGACGCTAGCTACCAAGACTAGCGGTAAGAGGGTAACAAGCCAACCCCCTAGCGTACAAGAGAGAATCAAATTTGCTTCATCATCGTTCCTAGAGTTTCCCAAGCGGTAGACCACAAAACCGAGCAAGAGGGCACAATATAGCCCTGTCAATGCTCCAACGACTGCCGTCAAGGTCAGGTAAGCCAACCCCAATTTGGAAAGTGCTCCCAATAAAGCAATCAGTTTGAAGCTTAGCCACTCGCTATAGATAAGTCTATGCATACTTCAACAGCAAGTATTGAATATCATGCATTTAAGCGCGAGTTCAGTGTTCTCACTCACTTCCCAGCTTCTTAGTTTTGTCAGTCAAGCAGGGTGATCATGCCTGCTTAGAACTCTTATCTCTTTGAGCCTAACCTTCCAAGTCGCAAGAACAATGTCATACCCCTTGCAGCGGCAGCAAAATGACAAACTTTGTGCCCTGTCCCACTTCTGAAATCACCTTGATTTCTCCTCGATGCTTTTCAATAATCTGGTAGCAAATAGAGAGCCCTAGCCCTGTGCCTTTACCAATCGATTTTGTTGTGAAAAAAGGATCAAAAAGCTTCGCTTGAACGTCAGGTGACATGCCTGAACCGTTATCACAAACCTGAATGGAAACGTGATGCTGATCTACTTGCTCTGTGCGAATGGTGATGCTAGGGACTGAAGGCTGGGCATGGAAAACTGAGGCTTGAGCGTTGTTCATACTGCATGCCGTATTGGTCACCTGGTATTCTTCTAGTGCGTCGATCGCGTTTGCAATCAAATTCATGAATACTTGGTTAAGCTGGGCTGGATAGCATTCTACCAATGGCAAAGCTCCATACTCCTTAGTCAAGTGAATGCCTTGCTTCAGACGATTATCGAGGATGAGCAGTGTATTTTCGATGCCTTCGTGAATATCAACAGGTTTCATTTCGGCTTCGTCTAGCCGAGAAAAATTGCGTAATGACAATACAATTTGCCGAATGCGTTCCGTCCCCATTTTCATAGAGGCAAAGAGCTTAGGCAGATCTTCCTCAATAAAATCTAAGTCGATCGCCTCAACGTAGGTTTGCACAGCCGCCGTTTGATGTGAGTTTTGTTGCCGATAGAGTTGAATCAACTCCAACAAATTCTGGGAGTATTCATCAGCGTGTTTGAGATTTCCGTGAATGAAATTGACGGGATTGTTGACTTCATGGGCAATACCAGCCACTAGCTGGCCCAAACTAGACATTTTCTCACTTTGAATCAATTGGGATTGAGTTTGTCTAAGTTCTTGCAGGGCTTCAGTTAAATCTTGCGTCCGCTCCTCAACCCGCTTTTCCATTGTCTGACGAGCTTGCTCTAAGGCACTGGTGTATTCTCCAACCCACTGCACTAATTGATTCAATGACGTTGCCAGTGACCCTACTTCATCCTGGGTGCTAATTGGGCTTTGCAACTTAAAGTTAGACTCTTGAACCACTGCTTTAGCAAACTCGGTCACTGATTGAAGCGGTCGGGCGATCGCGCGTGAAGTAGTGACCGCTAGCCTTACTGCCATGACAACCGAGAGCAGCATACTGCCCACAACAATTTGCATCCGCAGTGCTTCAGCTTGTGCCACCTGAGCGATCGCTTGCTCATGTTGCGCTTTGGCCTCAGCTTTAAGCCGAGTCAAGCTCTCGGTCAAGCGGTCTAGCTCAATGTTGGTTTTGCTGGAGGACGGGTTTGTTAGCGACGCTAGAAGCTGTTGTTGTGCGGCTGCTATTTCTGTTGCCGTTAAATCTGTAGGCTGCAACTGCTGCCACAGAACTTCTGTCAGTTGCCGATAGGCCTCAATGTGAACGGTATAACTTTTTGCTAAGTCCTTTGATGCTTGGGCATCAATCGCTAATGCAGCAGCATGTTGATCGGTGAAAGACTCAAATTCGACGAGCAGAGCTTTCACCTGATTCATTGAACCCAGAAACTTGGTTTTTTCATAGTCAAACCAGACCGATTCTCCCAGCACCCCCATCAGCCGTTGCGGATGAATCCTAATCAGATTAACCGTGTTCTCTAGCTCACTCAAAAGGTGTTGCTGCTGGTTTGTAAGCGCTTGCTGTTGCTGGGCTTTTCCCTGATAGTAATTTCCGCTCACCAACCCAATGGTTGTGCCCAAGACGGCGATACCAATTGACAAAGCATAGCCAGCACTGATTTTGTGTGCAACGCTCCAATGCTGGCTCAGCCGTTTGAGCAAAGGCGTTTGTTGAGTGTACTCAATGGCGGAAAGTACAGAAGGGCTGTCCGTTCTTTTTACAAAACGTTGGATTGCTTGAAATAGCATAGAAAGCTAGCCTTATAGCTGGTTGCAGGCAGCGGAGTTGGCATTTAAGCAAGATGGTAAAAAGTTGTCTCGATCAAGAAACAGAGTTGCCCTGTCCAATGGCTTTATAAACATCACGAATCATGTTGTAGTCGGTGTCATTCACCTGCACCATCCTGGCCCCCTCAAACTTGTTGCCATCCGCAGGGGCGATCGCCTTCAATATCCGGTTCTGATTTTGCAATAGTCGCTGCTGAATTTGCTCCACAAAAGCTGGATCGAGCTGGCTGCTTGCCACAAATGGATCAGCCGGTAAGGTAGGACCCTTAGCCAGAATGGGAAAGTCCTTTTCAGACAGTCCGTTAGACTTGAGAAACTTGTCATAGCGGCTGACCGAGCCACCCCAAGCAGCAACGGTACCTTTCTGAAGCGCCGGTAATCCTTGCTTGCCCAAGAACTGAATTTTGAGGTCTGTTTTGGGATCTAAACCGGCATCAATCAGTAGTTTGGTTGGGCCTAAGTGACCACTGGTTGAACCAACGTCCCACAGGGCGATCGTCTGACCACCTTTTAACTCTGCAACCGACTGAATTCCGCTGCCTAGTTGTGTTGCAATGACACAGTAATACTTCTGACGCTCGATCGCGACGATCGGAATGGCCTTCGTTCTGGCACGCATCACAACATATTCTGATGGACCCGTAAACACCAAATCAACCTGATTAAGCTGAAGTGCAGAAGCAGCAGCAATGTAGCTTTCTACAGGAAAAAACTCAATTTTCTTCTCTAAGATTTCCTCTAGGAGAGTCTGCAAGGCTCCATAGTCTTTCTGCAAATCCTCAAGTCCTTTCACATCTGATACTGCAAAGCGCAGTTTCTCCGGTTGGCTGATCGTTTTTAGCGTTGAGGTTTGCTTCGTTGAGGTGCGCGTGGCGGTCGTACAACCAGCAACAGCTAATAAGCTAGTGCAGAGGAAATGACGACGTTTCATAGTTTTGGCCGCTCCAATACTCCATAAAAGTACCCAAACTTTGCGTTTGATTAGCAACGGGACGGCTGAAAGAAGTGGAAACGAAACTGGCGTAAGTTCATCTATCAGCACTCAAACCTCATCAGCCGAGACGTTTCTAAACGCAGATAATGATGCTCTAGAAACGTCTCGGCTGATGAGATTCTTCCCCTCGCCGCTGGAAGTAATCAACAGTATCCTCTCGCTACCTTTACACCAGAAACAGTCAAAAGCCAGACAGTTTGAGCCATTAAGTATCTAGTTGAGCCAACGGCTGAAAGCTTTTATTTATAAGCTTTCTAGCCTTAGTGACCGAAATTTCTTCATTACTATACCAAGGCGAAGCTGGAAGGGAGGGCGATTGATTGCAAAACTTTTGTTAGTTACGGCTGAAACAATGTATACGACCCGTTAATGGGACAATCGCAGGTCAAGGCACCTGAAAGCGCCGCTGTTCCTGTTGATGGAAGGTGCTGCCCATCCTGAGAGGATCAAAATGAGTACGACTAGGGCGTGTTTTAAAACTACAGGCACATCATGATAGAGGCTAGAGTCAGCATGGCAAGGTAGTTTTCAGCTTTTTTCTCATAGCGCGTTGCAATGCGACGGTTTTGCTTCAAGCGATTGAAACAGCGCTCCACCTGATTCCGTTGACGATAGACAGACTTGT
Coding sequences within:
- a CDS encoding transposase, whose translation is KSVYRQRNQVERCFNRLKQNRRIATRYEKKAENYLAMLTLASIMMCL
- a CDS encoding DUF6009 family protein gives rise to the protein MVGYSVLKPAIKLEPGVYTRRLFTLRPHDCFYDPRGIYQMSFPVEAVDPKTVQPGIRGVKTDKVKG
- a CDS encoding sensor histidine kinase, giving the protein MLFQAIQRFVKRTDSPSVLSAIEYTQQTPLLKRLSQHWSVAHKISAGYALSIGIAVLGTTIGLVSGNYYQGKAQQQQALTNQQQHLLSELENTVNLIRIHPQRLMGVLGESVWFDYEKTKFLGSMNQVKALLVEFESFTDQHAAALAIDAQASKDLAKSYTVHIEAYRQLTEVLWQQLQPTDLTATEIAAAQQQLLASLTNPSSSKTNIELDRLTESLTRLKAEAKAQHEQAIAQVAQAEALRMQIVVGSMLLSVVMAVRLAVTTSRAIARPLQSVTEFAKAVVQESNFKLQSPISTQDEVGSLATSLNQLVQWVGEYTSALEQARQTMEKRVEERTQDLTEALQELRQTQSQLIQSEKMSSLGQLVAGIAHEVNNPVNFIHGNLKHADEYSQNLLELIQLYRQQNSHQTAAVQTYVEAIDLDFIEEDLPKLFASMKMGTERIRQIVLSLRNFSRLDEAEMKPVDIHEGIENTLLILDNRLKQGIHLTKEYGALPLVECYPAQLNQVFMNLIANAIDALEEYQVTNTACSMNNAQASVFHAQPSVPSITIRTEQVDQHHVSIQVCDNGSGMSPDVQAKLFDPFFTTKSIGKGTGLGLSICYQIIEKHRGEIKVISEVGQGTKFVILLPLQGV
- a CDS encoding response regulator transcription factor, giving the protein MSSSRDFSLGPSARQARVLLVEDEAVIRDTVALALQAEGFQVVAVEDGQQALEQVQGSTSAQGNGDEAFDLIVLDLLLPFINGLDVCRFIRQQSNTTPILILSAKMAEADIVVGLEVGADDYLTKPFSLKEFIARCRVLLRNYQDFNPQLKEEILSFQDLALNKQQCQVTLRGEAVTLSPKEFSLLEVFMQQPGRVRSREDLIEKVWGLDFMGDSKTVDVHIRWLREKIEADPSNPQYLITVRGFGYRLG
- the phnD gene encoding phosphate/phosphite/phosphonate ABC transporter substrate-binding protein — its product is MKRRHFLCTSLLAVAGCTTATRTSTKQTSTLKTISQPEKLRFAVSDVKGLEDLQKDYGALQTLLEEILEKKIEFFPVESYIAAASALQLNQVDLVFTGPSEYVVMRARTKAIPIVAIERQKYYCVIATQLGSGIQSVAELKGGQTIALWDVGSTSGHLGPTKLLIDAGLDPKTDLKIQFLGKQGLPALQKGTVAAWGGSVSRYDKFLKSNGLSEKDFPILAKGPTLPADPFVASSQLDPAFVEQIQQRLLQNQNRILKAIAPADGNKFEGARMVQVNDTDYNMIRDVYKAIGQGNSVS